In Dromiciops gliroides isolate mDroGli1 chromosome 4, mDroGli1.pri, whole genome shotgun sequence, one DNA window encodes the following:
- the LOC122726356 gene encoding zinc finger protein 239-like codes for MKESSSGLLAESATGRAQHLFRDWGRADGETKEPKLEEQLKSPPMEGKMSKSNTPIKGQGKLIGQERPDTEEKPFKCLDCGKCFGRSTHLSLHRRTHTGEKPYKCGDCGRCFSDGSALIRHQRIHTGERPYKCKECGKCFGRSSHLELHQRTHLGEKPYKCPECGKGFRDSSGLARHQGIHTGASPYKCGTCGKSFNDSSAFIRHQRIHTGEKPYVCVECGKSFSDSSNFRTHQKSHWEEKPFKCTTCAKSYVRRSDLVIHQRTHTGEKPYQCSDCGKSFNQRSGLIIHQTTHTGQKPFSCSKCGKSFGHHSYLLKHQRTHFREFPEKPPE; via the coding sequence ATGAAGGAATCTTCCAGTGGGTTGTTGGCAGAATCTGCCACAGGCAGGGCCCAACATCTGTTTCGTGACTGGGGTAGAGCTGATGGTGAGACCAAGGAGCCTAAGTTGGAAGAACAATTGAAGTCCCCACCAATGGAAGGAAAAATGAGTAAATCTAACACCCCAATAAAGGGCCAAGGAAAATTAATTGGCCAAGAGAGACCTGATACAGAGGAAAAACCCTTCAAGTGCCTAGACTGTGGAAAATGCTTTGGCCGAAGCACTCATCTCAGTCTCCATCGGAGGACTCACACTGGTGAAAAGCCCTACAAGTGTGGGGATTGTGGTCGGTGCTTCAGTGATGGTTCTGCCCTTATTCGCCATCAGCGGATCCACACAGGTGAAAGGCCCTACAAGTGTAAGGAGTGTGGAAAATGCTTTGGCCGTAGCTCCCATCTGGAGCTGCACCAGCGGACTCACCTTGGGGAGAAGCCCTATAAGTGCCCCGAGTGTGGCAAGGGGTTCCGGGACAGCTCAGGTTTGGCCAGACACCAGGGCATCCATACAGGTGCCAGTCCCTACAAGTGTGGTACATGTGGCAAGAGCTTTAATGACAGCTCAGCCTTCATCCGTCACCAGCGCATCCACACAGGTGAAAAGCCGTATGTGTGTGTGGAGTGTGGCAAGAGTTTCAGTGATAGTTCAAATTTCCGTACACACCAGAAATCTCATTGGGAGGAAAAGCCCTTCAAGTGCACGACTTGTGCAAAGAGCTATGTGCGTAGATCAGACCTTGTCATACACCAGAGGACACACACTGGTGAGAAGCCTTACCAGTGCAGTGACTGTGGCAAGAGCTTCAACCAGAGGTCTGGCCTCATCATCCACCAGACCACTCACACAGGGCAGAAACCCTTCAGCTGTAGCAAGTGTGGGAAGAGTTTTGGGCACCACTCATATCTCCTGAAGCATCAGAGGACTCATTTTAGAGAGTTTCCAGAGAAACCTCCAGAATAA